One Kitasatospora sp. NBC_01266 genomic window carries:
- a CDS encoding APC family permease, with protein sequence MPEASTERDRLTVPQGLAALSLDALASVAYGPEAIVLVLAAAGTTGLDYTLPVTLAIVLLLAALTFSYRQVIAAFPNGGGAYAVAKAHLGRRVSLVAAASLIIDYVLNVAVSVSAGVAALTSAFPSLYADRVVICVVVLALITGVNLYGVAESAKILILPTVVFVVAIFTVILAGLLRSEPVVQPTHPGAATETVGVLLLLKAFASGCAALTGVEAIANAVPTFRTPREKRAQRTEIALGALLGSMLIGLSLLIGHFHVAPNPTKTVLAQLTEAALGHNAGFYIVQFTTMALLALAANTSFGGMPVLTSLLARDHHVPHVFALRADRQVYRHGVLVLAGAALVLLIGAQGNTQALVPVFAIGVFIGFTISQIGMVRHWRLERGPGWHGRAVLNGVGALLTAAATAIELIAKFREGGWLVFLAVALLVTLFESIHRSYARIGLALHVGEVPGPPQQLHSLVVVPVGSVNRLTQEALGTALSLGDEVRAVSVAHTEDTDGPSAEQIQQAWIQWHPQVPLTVLTSASRSLTRPIVDYLRELAATEQHDRLVVLIPETQLPHPWQRLLQNQRGVLLDRAIRRHTNAVICRLRFRLDIPPRHPAPTGMR encoded by the coding sequence ATGCCCGAAGCGAGCACCGAGCGCGACCGGCTGACGGTCCCGCAGGGCCTGGCCGCGCTCTCCCTCGACGCGCTGGCCTCGGTCGCGTACGGGCCCGAGGCGATCGTGCTGGTGCTGGCCGCGGCCGGCACCACCGGGCTGGACTACACCCTGCCGGTGACGCTGGCGATCGTCCTCCTGCTGGCCGCGCTGACCTTCTCCTACCGGCAGGTGATCGCCGCCTTCCCGAACGGCGGCGGCGCCTACGCGGTGGCCAAGGCCCACCTGGGCCGACGGGTCAGCCTGGTGGCCGCCGCCTCGCTGATCATCGACTACGTCCTGAACGTCGCGGTCTCGGTCTCGGCCGGGGTGGCGGCGCTGACCTCGGCGTTCCCGTCCCTGTACGCCGACCGGGTGGTGATCTGCGTCGTGGTCCTGGCCCTGATCACCGGGGTCAACCTGTACGGCGTCGCCGAGTCGGCCAAGATCCTGATCCTGCCGACGGTGGTCTTCGTGGTGGCCATCTTCACCGTGATCCTGGCCGGACTGCTGCGCAGCGAGCCGGTCGTCCAACCCACCCACCCGGGTGCGGCCACCGAGACCGTCGGTGTCCTGCTGCTGCTCAAGGCCTTCGCCTCCGGCTGCGCGGCGCTGACCGGGGTGGAGGCGATCGCCAACGCCGTGCCGACCTTCCGCACCCCACGGGAGAAGCGCGCGCAGCGCACCGAGATCGCGCTCGGCGCGCTGCTCGGCAGCATGCTGATCGGCCTGTCGCTGCTGATCGGGCACTTCCATGTCGCGCCGAACCCCACCAAGACCGTGCTGGCCCAGCTCACCGAGGCCGCGCTCGGCCACAACGCGGGCTTCTACATCGTCCAGTTCACCACCATGGCGCTGCTGGCACTGGCGGCGAACACCTCGTTCGGCGGGATGCCGGTGCTCACCTCGCTGCTGGCCCGCGACCACCACGTGCCGCACGTCTTCGCGCTGCGCGCCGACCGGCAGGTCTACCGGCACGGGGTGCTGGTGCTGGCGGGCGCGGCGCTGGTGCTGCTGATCGGCGCGCAGGGCAACACCCAGGCGCTGGTACCGGTCTTCGCGATCGGCGTCTTCATCGGCTTCACCATCTCCCAGATCGGCATGGTGCGGCACTGGCGCCTGGAGCGCGGACCGGGCTGGCACGGCCGGGCCGTGCTGAACGGGGTCGGCGCGCTGCTGACGGCGGCGGCCACCGCGATCGAGCTGATCGCCAAGTTCCGCGAGGGCGGCTGGCTGGTCTTCCTGGCGGTGGCGCTGCTGGTGACGCTCTTCGAGTCGATCCACCGCAGCTACGCGCGGATCGGACTGGCCCTGCACGTCGGCGAGGTGCCCGGGCCGCCGCAGCAGCTGCACTCGCTGGTGGTCGTGCCGGTCGGCTCGGTCAACCGGCTGACCCAGGAGGCGCTCGGCACCGCGCTGTCGCTGGGCGACGAGGTGCGCGCGGTCTCCGTGGCGCACACCGAGGACACGGACGGGCCGAGCGCGGAGCAGATCCAGCAGGCCTGGATCCAGTGGCACCCGCAGGTCCCGCTGACCGTGCTGACCAGCGCCTCGCGCTCGTTGACCCGGCCGATCGTGGACTACCTGCGCGAGCTGGCGGCGACCGAGCAGCACGACCGGTTGGTGGTGCTGATCCCCGAGACGCAACTGCCGCACCCCTGGCAGCGGCTGCTGCAGAACCAGCGCGGTGTGCTGTTGGACCGGGCGATCCGCCGGCACACCAACGCGGTGATCTGCCGCCTGCGGTTCCGGCTCGACATCCCGCCGCGGCACCCCGCACCGACCGGAATGCGCTGA
- a CDS encoding RidA family protein → MTERRAILSGSTFEEQIGYARAVVDGDWVHVSGTTGFDYTTMTISDDVVEQAEQCLRNIEAALAEAGCGFADVVRVRYLLPERADFEPCWPVLRRCFGEVRPAATMLVCGLADVRMKIEIEVYARRATA, encoded by the coding sequence ATGACAGAGCGACGCGCGATCCTCAGCGGTTCCACCTTCGAGGAGCAGATAGGTTACGCCCGAGCCGTGGTCGACGGTGACTGGGTGCACGTGTCGGGGACCACCGGGTTCGACTACACGACGATGACCATCTCGGACGACGTGGTGGAACAGGCCGAGCAGTGCCTGCGCAACATCGAGGCCGCACTGGCCGAGGCGGGGTGCGGCTTCGCCGATGTGGTGCGGGTGCGCTACCTGCTGCCCGAGCGGGCCGACTTCGAGCCGTGCTGGCCGGTGCTGCGGCGCTGCTTCGGCGAGGTGCGGCCGGCCGCGACGATGCTGGTGTGCGGGCTCGCGGACGTCCGGATGAAGATCGAGATCGAGGTCTACGCCCGCCGGGCGACCGCGTAG
- a CDS encoding helix-turn-helix domain-containing protein yields MRISDPQAIRALAHPLRLDLMELLATTGPATAAQCGRVLGVPQANCSFHLRQLAKYGYVEEAGPGRDRRERQWRVAEAQPTVRIAEDGDAVVKQQLERLVVEREMQAILDHRARGEQAARDEERGVPKAAVTAAIAVLSADEAAELEAQWLALLQPYLARGTADSSRLRPGRHRVRYFMAATPLPDFETGENENDADD; encoded by the coding sequence ATGCGGATCAGCGACCCCCAGGCGATCCGGGCCCTGGCCCACCCGCTTCGCCTCGACCTGATGGAACTCCTGGCCACCACCGGGCCGGCGACGGCCGCGCAGTGCGGGCGCGTCCTCGGCGTGCCGCAGGCGAACTGCTCCTTCCATCTGCGCCAACTCGCCAAGTACGGCTATGTGGAGGAGGCCGGGCCGGGGCGCGACCGTCGCGAGCGGCAGTGGCGGGTGGCCGAGGCGCAGCCGACCGTGCGGATCGCCGAGGACGGTGACGCGGTGGTCAAGCAGCAGCTCGAACGACTGGTGGTGGAACGGGAGATGCAGGCGATCCTCGATCACCGGGCGCGCGGTGAGCAGGCGGCGCGGGACGAGGAGCGCGGCGTCCCGAAGGCCGCCGTCACCGCCGCGATCGCCGTGCTCTCCGCTGACGAGGCAGCTGAACTCGAGGCGCAGTGGCTGGCCCTGCTCCAGCCCTACCTCGCCCGGGGCACGGCGGACAGCAGCCGGCTCCGGCCCGGACGCCACCGCGTCCGGTACTTCATGGCGGCGACTCCGCTGCCGGACTTCGAAACGGGGGAGAACGAGAATGACGCGGACGACTGA
- a CDS encoding MBL fold metallo-hydrolase: protein MTRTTDGGPIDFVSAAPITGSLAVSWIHGAPGRRPADDPAIQIHHYDEHTVILRQSKSVNYEAPFIFLLFGNDRALLLDTGATADPDLFPLRATVDRLIAEWLDRNPAEHDEGRAPYELVIAHTHGHGDHVAADAQFADRPATTVVPREVEAVRSFFGLGDNWPLAKATFDLGGRVLEILASPGHHQAAITSYDPWTGLLFTGDTVLPGRLYVADSAAFLASMERLVAFAGTRPVTHVLGCHVEMNRRPGGEYPIGAGYQPDERALEMTVDQLTAIRDAAAALAGRRGVHRFDDFILYNEPRKADMLKLMARGLVHQLLDKFRK, encoded by the coding sequence ATGACGCGGACGACTGACGGTGGCCCGATCGACTTCGTGAGCGCGGCGCCCATCACCGGTTCCCTGGCGGTCAGTTGGATCCACGGCGCGCCCGGCAGGCGCCCGGCCGACGACCCCGCGATCCAGATCCACCACTACGACGAGCACACCGTCATCCTGCGCCAGAGCAAGTCGGTCAACTACGAGGCGCCGTTCATCTTCCTGCTGTTCGGCAACGACCGGGCCCTGCTGCTGGACACCGGCGCTACGGCCGACCCCGACCTCTTCCCGCTGCGCGCCACCGTCGACCGGCTGATCGCCGAGTGGCTCGACCGGAACCCGGCCGAGCACGACGAGGGCCGCGCGCCCTACGAGCTGGTGATCGCGCACACCCACGGGCACGGCGACCACGTGGCGGCGGACGCCCAGTTCGCCGACCGTCCCGCGACCACCGTGGTTCCCCGGGAGGTCGAGGCCGTCCGGTCCTTCTTCGGCCTCGGCGACAACTGGCCCCTGGCGAAGGCCACTTTCGACCTGGGCGGCCGAGTGCTGGAGATCCTCGCCTCACCGGGGCACCACCAGGCGGCGATCACCAGCTACGACCCGTGGACCGGGCTCCTGTTCACCGGCGACACCGTGCTGCCGGGCCGGCTCTACGTGGCCGACTCCGCCGCGTTCCTCGCCTCGATGGAGCGGCTGGTCGCGTTCGCCGGCACCCGGCCGGTCACCCACGTCCTCGGCTGCCACGTCGAGATGAACCGCCGCCCCGGCGGGGAGTACCCGATCGGCGCCGGCTACCAACCCGACGAGCGGGCCCTGGAGATGACGGTGGATCAGCTGACGGCGATCCGCGACGCGGCGGCGGCCCTGGCCGGCCGGCGCGGTGTGCACCGCTTCGACGACTTCATCCTCTACAACGAGCCGCGCAAGGCCGACATGCTCAAGCTGATGGCCCGCGGCCTGGTCCACCAACTGCTGGACAAGTTCAGGAAGTAG
- a CDS encoding HoxN/HupN/NixA family nickel/cobalt transporter: MTLPKTASAAIPASAAMPEAAAAAGPARAATAALTWERRDWIRTGGLLAVILGMHVVAFFVLVTMVAPHHYTVGNQVFGLGLGVTAYTLGMRHAFDADHIAAIDNTTRKLMADGKRPVSVGFWFALGHSTIVVVLAGLVAAGAKVVGTLTDDNSGAHKLLGLVSTSVSGGFLYLIAALNLVSLAGIHRVFKAMRAGQFDEHELEKHLDNRGFMNRVLGRLTRSITRPGQMYPIGLLFGIGFDTATEVTLMVMAGSGAAAGLPWYAILCLPLLFASGMSLFDTLDGTFMNFAYHWAFSNPTRKVYYNLTITGLSIAVAFLIGTIELVGVLHDQLDLTDPVTGWISGVDLNNVGFVIVGLFVVVWAGALAYWRLAKVEQRWPSGR; encoded by the coding sequence ATGACCCTGCCCAAAACCGCTTCCGCCGCCATACCCGCTTCCGCCGCCATGCCCGAAGCCGCCGCGGCGGCCGGGCCCGCCCGAGCCGCGACCGCCGCCCTGACCTGGGAGCGGCGGGACTGGATCCGTACCGGCGGCCTGCTGGCGGTGATCCTGGGCATGCACGTGGTCGCCTTCTTCGTCCTGGTCACGATGGTCGCCCCGCACCACTACACCGTCGGCAACCAGGTCTTCGGCCTCGGACTCGGCGTCACCGCGTACACCCTGGGCATGCGGCACGCCTTCGACGCCGACCACATCGCGGCGATCGACAACACCACGCGCAAGCTGATGGCGGACGGCAAGCGCCCGGTCTCGGTGGGCTTCTGGTTCGCGCTCGGCCACTCCACCATCGTGGTGGTGCTGGCGGGGTTGGTCGCGGCCGGGGCCAAGGTGGTCGGCACTCTGACCGACGACAACTCGGGTGCCCACAAGCTGCTCGGCCTGGTCTCCACCAGCGTCTCCGGCGGGTTCCTCTACCTGATCGCGGCGCTCAACCTGGTCTCGCTGGCCGGGATCCACCGGGTGTTCAAGGCGATGCGGGCGGGCCAGTTCGACGAGCACGAGCTGGAGAAGCACCTGGACAACCGCGGCTTCATGAACCGCGTGCTGGGCCGGCTGACCAGGTCGATCACCCGCCCCGGCCAGATGTACCCGATCGGGCTGCTGTTCGGCATCGGCTTCGACACCGCGACCGAGGTCACGCTGATGGTGATGGCCGGCTCGGGTGCCGCCGCCGGCCTGCCCTGGTACGCGATCCTCTGCCTGCCGCTGCTCTTCGCCTCCGGCATGAGCCTGTTCGACACCCTCGACGGCACGTTCATGAACTTCGCCTACCACTGGGCGTTCTCGAACCCGACCCGCAAGGTGTACTACAACCTCACCATCACCGGCCTGTCGATCGCCGTCGCCTTCCTGATCGGCACCATCGAGCTGGTCGGCGTGCTGCACGACCAGCTCGACCTGACCGACCCGGTGACCGGCTGGATCTCCGGTGTCGACCTGAACAACGTCGGATTCGTGATCGTCGGCCTCTTCGTGGTGGTCTGGGCCGGTGCGCTGGCGTACTGGCGGCTGGCGAAGGTGGAGCAGCGCTGGCCGTCCGGTCGATGA
- a CDS encoding MFS transporter, with product MADADTLSPAPAPAPAPASGSAPADEAVPAASLRRDRRFLRFWTGQSISQFGDRISELALPLIAVGALRVSAAQVSLLTALIWAPNLLAIFFGAWVDHQRRKRRLMVIADLVRAATLSTLPIACWAGKVTLSQLYLVAVVTGAAAVLFNSAYSPFFAHLVPRSAYLEANSKLSTSRSASYIAGPAIGGALVQALTAPVAVLVDAFSFLGSALLVGRIPLDEPRLPVAQQAELSMLTRARQGLAFVVRHPVLRASLGCCSTVNFFTFMANALIVLFASRGLGLSAGSIGLAFGVGAIGGLLGAMLAPRLGRRLGIGRTVALGAVLFPAPLAIMAMAGGPLWSRAGALAVTEFLSSLGVMLFDVNLNSLQAAVIPDGMRSRVSGAFSTVNYGIRPVGALVGGLLGTVLGLRETLLLAALGGSLSLLWLLASPIPRIRSLESIAATGAAAGPIPQQAP from the coding sequence ATGGCCGACGCCGACACCCTCTCCCCGGCTCCCGCCCCGGCTCCCGCCCCGGCTTCCGGCTCGGCTCCCGCCGACGAAGCCGTACCCGCCGCCTCGCTCCGGCGCGATCGGCGCTTCTTACGCTTCTGGACCGGCCAGTCGATATCCCAGTTCGGCGACCGGATCTCGGAGTTGGCGCTACCGCTGATCGCCGTCGGTGCGCTGCGGGTCTCCGCCGCCCAGGTGTCGCTGCTGACCGCGCTGATCTGGGCGCCGAATCTGCTGGCGATCTTCTTCGGTGCCTGGGTCGACCACCAGCGGCGCAAGCGCCGACTGATGGTCATCGCCGACCTGGTCAGAGCCGCCACCCTCAGCACGCTCCCGATCGCCTGCTGGGCAGGGAAAGTGACGCTCAGTCAGCTCTATCTGGTGGCCGTGGTCACCGGCGCGGCGGCGGTGCTGTTCAACAGCGCGTACTCGCCGTTCTTCGCCCACCTGGTACCGCGCTCCGCCTATCTGGAGGCGAACAGCAAGCTCAGCACCAGCCGGTCCGCCTCCTACATCGCGGGCCCGGCGATCGGCGGCGCTCTGGTGCAGGCGCTGACCGCACCGGTCGCCGTGCTGGTGGACGCGTTCTCCTTCCTGGGCTCGGCGTTGCTGGTCGGCCGCATCCCGCTCGACGAACCCCGGCTCCCGGTGGCGCAGCAGGCCGAGCTGTCGATGCTCACCCGCGCCCGGCAGGGGCTGGCCTTCGTGGTGCGGCACCCGGTGCTGCGCGCCAGCCTGGGCTGCTGCAGCACCGTCAACTTCTTCACCTTCATGGCCAACGCGCTGATCGTGCTGTTCGCCAGCCGCGGCCTGGGCCTGTCCGCCGGCAGCATCGGCCTGGCCTTCGGGGTCGGCGCGATCGGCGGTCTGCTCGGCGCGATGCTCGCCCCGCGGCTCGGCCGCCGGCTGGGCATCGGGCGCACCGTCGCGCTGGGCGCGGTGCTCTTCCCCGCGCCGCTGGCCATCATGGCGATGGCGGGCGGTCCGCTCTGGAGCCGGGCCGGCGCGCTCGCCGTGACCGAGTTCCTCAGCAGCCTCGGCGTGATGCTCTTCGACGTGAACCTCAACTCGCTGCAGGCCGCCGTCATCCCGGACGGCATGCGCAGCCGGGTCTCGGGTGCCTTCAGCACCGTCAACTACGGCATCCGCCCGGTCGGCGCCCTGGTCGGCGGCCTGCTCGGCACCGTGCTCGGCCTGCGCGAGACCCTGCTGCTGGCAGCCCTGGGGGGCTCGCTGTCGCTGCTCTGGCTGCTGGCCTCACCGATTCCGCGGATCCGGTCACTGGAGTCGATCGCCGCGACGGGCGCCGCCGCCGGCCCGATTCCGCAGCAGGCGCCTTAA